A portion of the Bacteroides faecium genome contains these proteins:
- a CDS encoding glycosyltransferase family 4 protein: MTIVFVSIALNIHQACVADELYKLTNGNFWFVETGDVDNDYSKGGDMNDFSSRPYLIRLADGKESVQKALRLIREVDVMIYAAAPLIFLKERIRTNKITFINSERWLKRGVINLLSPRLLKQQWYYHTSCHGKPFYALCSSAYAAGDFRLMQSFKKKCYKWGYFTAVPDIDIEVIQKAKRNASTVKILWVARFLQLKHPERMLQLASLLYREKVDFIINMIGTGPEYSKIEALIQRKGLKGVVHLLGSMHNSKVIETMRMHDIFCFTSDKNEGWGAVLNEAMSCGCCPVSSIETGSTPYLIKEGINGFSFNLKKKNDLFDKVLWLIKHPKERERMSIEAYKTIRDVWSPKNAAEQLYKLCQSMLQGENYVVEDGPCSKAE, encoded by the coding sequence ATGACAATAGTATTTGTATCAATAGCATTGAATATTCATCAGGCTTGTGTTGCTGATGAACTATATAAATTGACCAATGGAAATTTTTGGTTTGTGGAGACAGGTGATGTTGATAATGACTATAGCAAAGGTGGAGATATGAATGACTTTTCTAGCCGACCCTACTTGATTCGGTTGGCTGATGGTAAGGAATCTGTGCAGAAGGCATTGAGGTTAATTCGTGAGGTAGATGTGATGATATACGCTGCTGCGCCTTTGATATTTTTAAAAGAGAGGATTCGGACAAACAAAATTACATTTATTAATAGTGAACGTTGGTTGAAACGTGGGGTGATAAACTTACTGTCTCCTCGTTTACTTAAACAACAGTGGTATTATCACACTTCTTGTCATGGTAAGCCATTCTATGCTTTGTGTTCGAGTGCTTATGCAGCAGGAGATTTTCGTTTAATGCAGTCATTCAAGAAGAAATGTTATAAATGGGGATATTTTACTGCTGTACCAGATATTGATATTGAAGTTATACAAAAGGCAAAGCGAAATGCTTCCACTGTAAAAATCTTGTGGGTAGCAAGATTTTTACAGTTGAAGCATCCGGAACGGATGCTTCAACTGGCTTCCTTGCTTTATCGTGAAAAAGTGGATTTTATAATCAATATGATTGGAACGGGTCCCGAATATAGTAAAATAGAAGCTTTAATACAACGTAAAGGTTTGAAGGGGGTTGTTCACCTGCTTGGTAGTATGCATAACAGTAAAGTGATAGAGACTATGCGCATGCATGACATTTTTTGTTTTACCAGTGATAAGAATGAGGGATGGGGTGCCGTACTCAATGAGGCAATGAGCTGCGGATGTTGTCCTGTAAGTTCCATAGAGACAGGTTCAACTCCTTATCTTATAAAAGAGGGCATAAACGGCTTTTCATTTAATCTTAAGAAAAAGAATGATTTATTCGATAAAGTACTTTGGCTGATAAAACACCCTAAAGAACGCGAAAGAATGAGCATAGAGGCTTACAAGACAATACGTGATGTGTGGAGTCCAAAGAATGCTGCCGAGCAATTGTATAAATTGTGCCAATCGATGTTACAAGGTGAAAATTATGTAGTAGAAGACGGTCCTTGTTCAAAAGCAGAATAA
- a CDS encoding O-antigen ligase family protein: MNKILNYLINLPVFANVDATINCKRMAWLFTIIAINGITGFSIPLLGSIYIPVCMVCLLYILACGKLKIDGLYVVMYIAFFLSALGATEPFFNSNIRYLLFLCVTLLCTSCISSPTAIAFRSLVYRNILILLTFLTIGSFVCYFLGINLVRKDLMHDVTSAGVFGGLYAHSMLLGPMSALVALMFLNTYVVYRKKILIALFFIAAAAVVMSASRGATLAMVVPIVYSLFFMKDLGGGRKALIGLLVVTSIVAIPIADRIATGLITKQQRNEKAGSTFDSREDKWDNRIREFEENPVLGIGFCSVDLRNSEDYNAAGGVESGSTHLSILSMTGVVGMIPYLCVLLSAYKSVRRDRSVVAQMRMYMFLAMITHAMFEGYALYAGGFLCFVYWLMIGHCADYKKMKNRLE; the protein is encoded by the coding sequence ATGAATAAAATTCTTAACTATTTGATAAACTTACCTGTTTTTGCAAATGTAGATGCTACGATCAATTGTAAGCGAATGGCGTGGTTGTTTACGATAATTGCGATAAATGGCATAACAGGTTTTAGTATTCCATTATTAGGAAGTATATATATTCCCGTGTGTATGGTTTGTTTGTTATATATATTGGCATGTGGCAAACTGAAAATCGATGGACTGTATGTGGTAATGTATATAGCCTTTTTTCTAAGTGCATTAGGGGCAACTGAACCTTTTTTCAACTCTAATATCCGGTACTTATTGTTTCTATGTGTAACATTACTATGTACGTCATGTATTTCTTCTCCTACAGCAATAGCTTTTAGGAGTCTTGTGTACCGTAATATATTAATACTTCTCACATTTCTTACAATAGGTTCATTTGTGTGTTATTTCCTCGGCATTAATTTAGTGCGTAAAGATTTGATGCATGATGTTACGTCAGCAGGTGTATTCGGAGGACTCTATGCGCATTCAATGTTACTTGGACCTATGTCTGCACTTGTGGCATTGATGTTTCTTAACACATATGTAGTTTATCGTAAAAAGATTCTTATTGCACTTTTTTTTATAGCGGCAGCGGCAGTTGTAATGTCAGCAAGTAGAGGAGCTACATTGGCTATGGTTGTACCTATTGTTTATTCACTTTTTTTTATGAAAGACTTGGGTGGTGGCCGAAAGGCTCTTATTGGATTGCTGGTAGTAACATCAATTGTAGCTATACCTATTGCAGATAGAATTGCAACGGGATTGATAACTAAGCAGCAACGTAATGAAAAGGCTGGTAGCACATTTGATAGTCGTGAGGATAAATGGGATAATAGAATACGAGAATTTGAGGAGAATCCGGTTTTGGGAATTGGGTTTTGTTCTGTTGATTTGAGGAACTCAGAAGATTATAATGCTGCGGGTGGGGTAGAGTCAGGCTCTACTCATTTATCTATTCTTTCTATGACAGGAGTGGTTGGTATGATACCCTATTTATGTGTGTTATTAAGTGCATACAAAAGTGTACGTAGGGATAGAAGCGTAGTGGCCCAAATGAGAATGTATATGTTTCTTGCAATGATAACACATGCTATGTTTGAGGGGTATGCTTTATATGCAGGTGGGTTTCTCTGCTTTGTTTATTGGTTGATGATTGGGCATTGTGCTGATTATAAGAAAATGAAAAATAGGTTGGAATAA
- a CDS encoding glycosyltransferase family 4 protein → MAKVRKENGNLNAISNLINVEKFIIYPVKKLYISITPFFPTKDSFRGPYVYDQVKAIEKNSDYEVIVFKPKCPWTRTMTYDYEGIKVYYFDSIEMPSYILNGLTNDINSYLFIKRVKELGIQINDIAVAHGHTSQFAAYALALKNLNPKIKAIVQHHDCDPFTIRNGKWARKKWNAIFRANKSIELFEKVDLHVCVSEGMKDSLLSFPNAPQHLYYDDYRNALSAVKGVRKPKIKDVYVLYNGVDCEKFKPLEKTQDLERRVNIKPYTIGCIANFVELKDQITLLKALKILVDNGIHDIKIIFVGSGPTLSNCKQYIVNNNLTQYIEILSEFEHSQLRGYYQSLDLFVLPTYFEGFGCVCTEAAACGVPFMICKYQGVAEYIGKDDEDLWTFEPHDYKTLARLIANAKSQNLKQTLIHPYDINTLVSGYLKYIS, encoded by the coding sequence TTGGCGAAAGTAAGAAAAGAGAATGGTAATTTGAATGCTATTTCTAATCTTATTAATGTAGAAAAGTTTATTATATATCCTGTGAAAAAGCTATATATATCTATTACGCCTTTTTTTCCTACGAAAGATTCCTTTAGAGGTCCTTATGTGTATGATCAAGTAAAGGCAATTGAAAAGAATAGTGACTATGAAGTCATAGTATTTAAGCCTAAGTGTCCTTGGACAAGGACTATGACCTATGACTATGAAGGGATAAAAGTGTACTACTTCGATAGTATTGAAATGCCTTCTTATATTCTGAATGGACTCACAAATGATATTAACTCCTACCTATTCATAAAGAGAGTCAAAGAACTTGGTATTCAGATTAATGACATTGCAGTAGCTCATGGTCATACTTCTCAGTTTGCTGCCTATGCTTTGGCTCTGAAGAATCTTAACCCAAAGATAAAAGCTATCGTTCAACATCATGATTGCGATCCCTTTACCATACGTAATGGAAAATGGGCGAGAAAAAAATGGAATGCAATTTTTAGAGCAAATAAAAGTATTGAATTGTTTGAGAAAGTGGATTTGCATGTTTGCGTCAGTGAAGGAATGAAAGATTCTTTACTGAGTTTTCCTAATGCACCGCAACATCTTTATTATGATGACTACCGCAATGCATTAAGTGCTGTGAAAGGAGTTCGTAAACCAAAAATAAAGGATGTTTATGTATTATATAATGGAGTTGATTGTGAAAAGTTTAAACCCTTGGAAAAAACGCAGGATTTAGAAAGAAGAGTAAACATTAAGCCTTATACCATAGGTTGTATAGCAAACTTTGTGGAATTGAAAGATCAAATAACACTCCTTAAAGCACTAAAAATACTTGTTGACAATGGCATTCATGATATTAAAATAATTTTTGTTGGCTCTGGCCCCACATTGAGCAACTGTAAACAATATATAGTTAATAATAATTTGACACAATATATTGAGATACTTTCTGAGTTCGAGCATTCTCAATTGAGGGGATATTACCAATCGTTGGATTTATTTGTGTTGCCAACTTATTTTGAGGGATTTGGATGTGTATGTACTGAGGCGGCAGCCTGTGGTGTACCATTTATGATATGTAAGTATCAAGGGGTTGCTGAATATATTGGGAAAGATGATGAAGATTTGTGGACATTTGAACCACATGATTATAAAACATTGGCTAGATTGATTGCTAATGCTAAATCGCAAAATTTGAAGCAGACTTTGATACATCCATATGATATAAACACTCTTGTTTCAGGGTATTTGAAGTATATCAGTTAA
- a CDS encoding acyltransferase family protein yields the protein MIQKTYLRIPELDYMRGLAMLFVVMGHILEFGMQADSYPRAFMSIVQMPIFFMIAGFFAYKDGDESVKAVVHRFVLRTRALLVPLIVWSVLLNVCNGVVTSPLSMVYRGGYWFFLALWWCDVISTLCAYASKKFKYGIVSDIVLYSTLYAIILIGKIEDIELAGLLPIQNVQYYFPFFALGIMCRKYPCIYSAVLNKYTYALGLVTVIVGWYFSYLQSYAIFATTALGGCVVIWMACKEIPDKVKWAKALSIVGKNTLPIYAIHYLFITTLPQCLHDVVNVPMGFFLQFVIAFAYAVIVVILCLIIDRIISINPITRMVFFGESKKREW from the coding sequence ATGATACAAAAAACTTATTTAAGAATTCCCGAGTTAGATTACATGCGTGGGCTAGCAATGTTATTTGTAGTTATGGGGCACATTCTTGAATTTGGAATGCAGGCAGATAGTTATCCACGAGCATTTATGAGCATTGTTCAAATGCCTATATTTTTCATGATAGCTGGTTTCTTTGCTTATAAAGACGGAGATGAGAGTGTGAAAGCTGTTGTACATCGTTTTGTGTTGCGCACCAGAGCGTTGCTTGTTCCGTTAATAGTATGGTCGGTATTGCTAAACGTCTGCAATGGTGTTGTAACATCTCCACTATCAATGGTATACAGGGGTGGGTATTGGTTTTTTTTGGCATTATGGTGGTGTGATGTTATAAGTACATTGTGTGCTTATGCGTCAAAGAAGTTCAAGTATGGTATAGTGTCAGATATAGTTCTTTATTCTACCCTCTATGCGATTATACTTATAGGCAAAATAGAGGACATAGAACTTGCAGGACTGTTGCCTATACAAAATGTACAGTACTACTTCCCTTTTTTTGCACTGGGTATAATGTGCCGGAAATATCCATGTATATATAGTGCTGTTTTGAACAAATATACATATGCATTAGGTCTCGTAACGGTTATTGTGGGATGGTATTTCTCTTACTTGCAGAGCTATGCAATATTTGCTACAACAGCTCTTGGTGGCTGCGTGGTAATATGGATGGCATGCAAAGAGATTCCTGACAAAGTAAAGTGGGCTAAAGCATTGAGCATTGTTGGCAAGAACACGTTACCTATATATGCTATTCATTATTTGTTTATAACAACTTTGCCACAATGTTTGCATGATGTAGTCAATGTACCTATGGGCTTTTTCTTACAATTTGTCATAGCATTTGCATATGCTGTTATTGTGGTAATTTTGTGTCTTATCATAGACCGCATTATCTCTATTAACCCTATCACTAGAATGGTATTTTTTGGCGAAAGTAAGAAAAGAGAATGGTAA
- a CDS encoding polysaccharide deacetylase family protein, whose amino-acid sequence MTKLIAQICYILQLHRLAYFFNRDRKRIITFHNVLPDDCFEKNVANGVSCSLSDFKTIIDEISRFYGFSLDLDDAKTVTVTFDDGYQNQVEIAAPYLFARGIPAYLFVSGQLLPPNSDDGERNEEARPLTIDLLLHWVSYVPNGEYKLRFGERCLDIHVTDNNRLQIWSSVLWPAFLDDSISKGVRLLNALDATYPIDSVIKSLPKKYAEQRLGCPTIEQLNELRTKGWEIGWHTYSHYPLAKLSHEEKIKELMSDLKCSSKVLSFPFGGPQEVDCECLEIAKSMNYSTAVSNVNVVNTLSGKWFRSRMSLSPEPALLHFELSGLRYIIKHRKLLPKI is encoded by the coding sequence ATGACAAAATTGATAGCTCAAATATGTTATATTTTACAATTGCATAGATTGGCGTATTTTTTCAACAGGGATAGAAAACGAATCATCACATTTCATAATGTATTGCCAGACGATTGTTTTGAAAAAAATGTTGCAAACGGAGTCTCGTGTTCGCTATCTGATTTTAAAACCATCATAGATGAAATTTCACGTTTTTATGGTTTTTCATTGGATCTTGACGATGCAAAGACTGTAACGGTAACTTTTGATGATGGGTATCAGAATCAAGTGGAAATTGCAGCCCCATATTTGTTTGCAAGAGGTATCCCAGCCTATTTGTTTGTTTCTGGGCAATTATTGCCGCCAAATAGTGATGATGGTGAGAGAAATGAAGAAGCTAGACCACTTACTATTGATTTGCTTTTGCATTGGGTAAGCTATGTGCCAAATGGTGAATACAAACTTAGATTTGGTGAAAGATGCTTAGATATTCATGTTACTGACAATAATCGTCTACAGATATGGTCAAGCGTGTTATGGCCTGCATTTCTGGATGATTCTATTTCAAAGGGGGTGAGGCTGTTGAACGCACTGGACGCAACTTATCCCATTGATTCAGTCATAAAATCATTGCCAAAGAAGTATGCTGAACAAAGATTGGGATGTCCAACCATTGAACAACTGAATGAACTTAGAACAAAAGGTTGGGAGATCGGTTGGCATACGTATTCTCATTATCCATTAGCAAAACTTTCACATGAAGAAAAAATAAAAGAACTGATGTCAGATTTGAAATGTTCTAGCAAAGTGTTGTCCTTTCCTTTTGGTGGTCCTCAAGAAGTAGATTGTGAGTGCTTGGAAATAGCGAAATCTATGAATTATTCTACAGCAGTTAGTAATGTTAATGTTGTGAATACTTTGTCAGGAAAATGGTTTCGTTCAAGGATGAGTTTGAGTCCTGAACCTGCATTATTGCATTTTGAATTGAGCGGTTTAAGATATATAATCAAGCATAGAAAACTTTTGCCTAAGATTTAA
- a CDS encoding ATP-grasp domain-containing protein, producing MKKKGTDNKIIVIGGSHYNTLGLIKSLGKKRYPIIVLLEHCRLDWCSLRFSKYISELYHLESLDNALEILRKNYWNEPNKPIILCASDASICFLDNHYDALKDKFFIFNVNEQQGMINHYMNKWNTFSIAEKSGFSIIKSYHIANKEDIPKCISFPCLIKGNSSVTSLKTDMFRCENEEELKNCFHEGVDYLLQEYIDKDYEIDVVGFAYNHGQDTIITGAVRKIRDDLQRQSVYIRLDDINDYPQQIKKSISIFLKEIKYDGIFSIELLCKGDKFYFLEINLRNDGNGYLYTAAGVNYPLCWVKYCTGTLTEDYIESIRIKTPYLLMQLLDIYNVFEGKVSFLKWCWQAITANAYYVLDWHDPKPFIHIVVVSVKQVSKKILRLL from the coding sequence ATGAAAAAAAAAGGTACAGACAATAAGATTATTGTTATTGGCGGAAGTCACTATAATACACTTGGATTGATAAAAAGTTTAGGCAAAAAGAGATATCCAATTATAGTACTCTTGGAACATTGTAGACTCGATTGGTGTAGTTTGAGATTCAGTAAATATATATCAGAACTTTATCATCTTGAATCATTGGACAATGCACTTGAGATATTGCGTAAGAATTATTGGAACGAGCCTAATAAGCCTATTATTTTATGTGCTAGCGATGCTTCAATATGTTTTTTAGATAATCATTATGATGCATTGAAAGATAAATTCTTTATTTTTAATGTGAATGAGCAGCAAGGAATGATAAATCATTATATGAATAAATGGAATACATTTTCTATAGCTGAAAAGAGTGGATTCTCAATAATAAAATCCTATCATATTGCAAATAAGGAGGATATTCCTAAATGCATCAGTTTTCCTTGTTTAATAAAAGGTAATAGCAGTGTTACTAGTTTAAAAACAGATATGTTCAGATGTGAAAACGAAGAAGAATTAAAAAACTGTTTTCATGAAGGAGTTGATTATCTGCTGCAAGAGTATATTGATAAAGATTACGAAATAGATGTTGTAGGTTTTGCGTATAATCATGGTCAAGACACTATTATTACAGGAGCAGTGAGAAAGATTCGGGATGATTTGCAACGACAGTCTGTTTACATACGTTTAGATGATATTAATGATTACCCTCAGCAAATCAAAAAATCGATTTCTATATTTTTAAAGGAGATAAAATATGATGGAATTTTTAGTATAGAACTTTTATGCAAAGGTGATAAGTTTTATTTTTTGGAAATAAATTTGCGTAATGATGGGAATGGGTATTTGTATACGGCTGCGGGGGTAAACTATCCACTGTGTTGGGTTAAATACTGTACAGGAACACTAACTGAAGATTATATAGAATCCATTCGGATAAAAACTCCTTATCTGTTAATGCAATTATTGGATATTTATAATGTATTTGAGGGAAAGGTCTCATTCCTAAAATGGTGTTGGCAAGCAATAACAGCAAATGCTTATTATGTATTAGATTGGCATGATCCTAAACCATTTATCCATATAGTTGTAGTTAGCGTAAAGCAGGTTAGCAAGAAAATATTAAGATTGTTATAG
- a CDS encoding glycosyltransferase family 25 protein has translation MQTFLINLDKDKDRLIAADAQLKRLCIAYERFPAVYAKEMPKEERDSKVNYFRFRCCTGRDIWLGEIGCCLSHYSLYQRMIDENIPYACILEDDIVLTENFKSTVKRVELFLEHSLPQVFLLSNYTNEVVDGEEIREVNNGYCTDAYIITQPAAKALLKENLPICVPCDHWARWVRHKAIKLYVVLPSVCTQNNTDFVTSIPSNGEKKVSDMSLLEKIGFKARRVLGSSFDYILYKLHK, from the coding sequence ATGCAAACATTCTTGATAAATTTAGATAAAGACAAAGATCGTCTTATAGCAGCAGATGCTCAACTCAAAAGATTGTGTATCGCATATGAACGTTTCCCGGCTGTTTATGCGAAGGAAATGCCAAAGGAAGAAAGAGATTCAAAAGTGAATTATTTCCGGTTTCGTTGTTGTACGGGGCGAGATATTTGGCTAGGTGAAATAGGTTGCTGTTTATCTCATTACTCACTTTATCAGAGAATGATAGATGAAAATATTCCTTATGCGTGTATATTAGAAGATGATATTGTTTTAACGGAAAATTTCAAATCTACAGTAAAACGAGTGGAACTCTTTTTAGAACACAGTCTACCTCAGGTTTTTCTACTTTCAAATTATACTAACGAGGTGGTTGATGGAGAAGAAATAAGAGAAGTAAATAACGGATATTGTACTGATGCTTATATAATTACTCAACCTGCAGCAAAAGCTCTCTTGAAAGAGAATTTGCCAATTTGTGTTCCTTGTGATCATTGGGCACGATGGGTACGGCACAAGGCTATAAAACTTTATGTAGTTCTTCCTTCTGTTTGTACACAAAATAATACAGATTTTGTGACTAGCATTCCTAGTAATGGGGAAAAAAAAGTGAGCGACATGTCGTTGCTTGAGAAAATTGGATTTAAGGCTAGACGAGTATTAGGGAGCTCTTTTGATTATATTCTTTATAAGTTGCATAAATAG
- a CDS encoding glycosyltransferase family 2 protein: protein MPLVSIIIPVYNVDKYLRTCLDSIINWTFTNWEAILIDDGTPDNSGVVCDEYAVKDTRFKVIHKQNEGVSVARNLGLDIAKGQWCWFVDSDDLIDSNTPVDVELLKEKDIVMFDIKMFNDGEAIPYAVETISYDECDNLDTFYKRWISYTHPTIWYNRKFWDKNGEYAIRFTKSIILGEDLEFMRKCELLTTNPIKIHYTNYYYRLREGSAYHNANIHQQVIDDTFKVLTNLYEFISKYHIKPTNGFLPRLTNLATCIPSHAVTGKIWNRPLQKKFKEVMSKYEQKRIHLTSARYIWLATKLPWLLSWATKLKTVLTCKHS, encoded by the coding sequence ATGCCTTTAGTTTCAATTATCATACCTGTTTACAACGTAGATAAATATCTACGTACATGTTTAGACTCAATTATCAATTGGACATTTACCAATTGGGAGGCAATCCTTATAGATGATGGAACGCCGGATAATAGTGGCGTCGTCTGTGATGAATATGCAGTAAAAGATACGCGCTTCAAGGTAATTCACAAACAGAATGAAGGTGTCTCCGTTGCTCGTAATTTAGGGCTGGATATAGCAAAAGGACAATGGTGTTGGTTTGTTGATTCAGATGATCTTATTGATTCAAATACACCTGTTGATGTAGAATTATTGAAAGAAAAAGATATAGTAATGTTCGACATTAAGATGTTTAATGATGGCGAAGCAATTCCATACGCTGTTGAAACTATATCATATGATGAATGCGATAACTTAGATACTTTTTACAAAAGGTGGATTTCATATACGCATCCAACTATATGGTATAACCGGAAATTTTGGGATAAAAATGGAGAGTATGCCATTCGTTTTACAAAAAGTATAATATTGGGCGAGGACTTGGAATTCATGCGTAAGTGCGAGTTGCTGACAACCAATCCTATAAAGATTCATTATACCAATTATTACTATCGTCTTCGTGAAGGTTCTGCATATCATAATGCTAACATTCATCAGCAAGTTATAGATGATACTTTCAAAGTTTTGACTAATCTTTATGAGTTTATTTCCAAGTATCACATAAAACCAACTAATGGTTTTCTTCCTCGACTTACAAATCTCGCAACATGCATACCTTCTCATGCTGTAACTGGCAAGATATGGAATCGGCCTTTACAGAAAAAATTTAAAGAAGTTATGAGTAAATACGAACAAAAAAGGATTCATTTGACTTCGGCTCGTTATATTTGGTTAGCGACAAAGCTGCCATGGCTATTATCTTGGGCAACAAAGCTTAAAACAGTATTAACATGCAAACATTCTTGA
- a CDS encoding acyltransferase family protein gives MRNLNGIDLLKFIMSIIIVGVHSCVFEMLANDYFGVLINNISNVCVSTFFVISSFFFFRKVRSLTTTKEKNRQLLMFEKRTLFLYLFWIVVQLPYMV, from the coding sequence ATGAGAAATCTAAACGGTATTGATTTGTTAAAGTTCATAATGTCAATCATCATCGTTGGCGTACATAGTTGTGTTTTCGAGATGCTTGCCAATGATTATTTTGGAGTACTCATAAACAATATATCCAATGTCTGTGTATCAACATTTTTTGTTATCTCTTCTTTTTTCTTTTTCCGTAAGGTACGTAGCCTTACAACAACTAAAGAAAAGAATAGGCAATTACTTATGTTTGAAAAAAGAACATTATTTCTTTATCTTTTTTGGATAGTTGTACAGTTGCCATATATGGTATAG